The genomic segment AGATTTCCTGGTCTTGGGAAAATATCTTTTTAAATACAAAATCGTTTTTTAATGACAGGAGTTTTGGCATGATGTCCTTTAATTCAGTTCAAATTTCAACTTTTCTATTTCTGTTATATCCATGCCTGATGCCTGGGCAATCTGTTCCACAGTCAGTAGTTTCATTTTAAGTAAATTAATGGCGGTTTCTTTTTGATTTTCTTTTTTTCCTTCCTTTCTTCCAAGATTTCTGGCTTCCTCCAAAAACATAGCCTCATCCTTCAAAGCCTTTTCTCTTCTTTCCGCCAGGTCTCTTGCTTTTTCATCTGCGCTCAGGAATTGAAGCGCGTCATATGCTTTTTTATCATTGGGTTACTATAATTTGCTTCCATAGTATTTTCTCCTTCCTCGTGGGCATGGTTAAAAAAATAGAGCCATTCCTGCATTTTATCCCTGTGTTTCATGCTGCGCTCAATTCCAGGGAGTTCAAATATATGCAGGGAAATGTCATCTGTCAGGCTCAGGTTTGGATAACGGGTGTCTCTCAGAAAAAAATGATAATGAAAATCAGGATTATCAGGAAACTGTTCATAATCAAGAAAATGAATACCGATTACAGGGCAGAGGGCTGCATAGTTTTCCCCTTTGTTTAATTGATCCCCGTACATCCTGCAAAGATAATACAGGGTTCGTTTTGGATAATTTTCATACTGCCGAACCTGGATTTCAATATCATATTCTTTTCCCTCCTGGTCAACAGCGCGGACATCAAGAATGATGAATTTTTTCTCTATTTCATCAGGCAGAATTTCAGGGTTTTTTACGGTTACTGATATAATACCTGATTCTTCGGGCAGTCTTAGTACACTGTTTATAAGGTCAATCAAGATTTCCTGGTCTTGGGAAAATATCTTTTTAAATACAAAATCGTTTTTTAATGACAGGAGTTTTGGCATGATGTCCTTTAATTCAGTTCAGATTTCAACTTTTCTATTTCTGTTATATCCATGCCTGATGCCTGGGCAATCTGTTCCACAGTCAGTAGTTTCATTTTAAGTAAATTAATGGCGGTTTCTTTTTGATTTTCTTTTCTTCCTTCCTTCTTTCCTTCTTTTCTTCCTTCCTTTCTTCCAAGATTCCTGGCTTCCTCCAAAAACATAGCCTCATCCTTCAAAGCCTTTTCTCTTCTTTCCGCCAGGTCTCTTGCTTTTTCATCTGCGCTCAGGAATTGAAGCGCGTCATATGCTTTTTTTATCATTGGGTTACTATAATTTGCTTCCATGGTACTTTCTCCTTCCTCGTGGGCATGGTTAAAAAAATACAGCCATTCCTGCATTTTATCCCTG from the Desulfonema limicola genome contains:
- a CDS encoding Rpn family recombination-promoting nuclease/putative transposase, whose product is MPKLLSLKNDFVFKKIFSQDQEILIDLINSVLRLPEESGIISVTVKNPEILPDEIEKKFIILDVRAVDQEGKEYDIEIQVRQYENYPKRTLYYLCRMYGDQLNKGENYAALCPVIGIHFLDYEQFPDNPDFHYHFFLRDTRYPNLSLTDDISLHIFELPGIERSMKHRDKMQEWLYFFNHAHEEGENTMEANYSNPMIKKHMTRFNS